From the Arthrobacter sp. PM3 genome, one window contains:
- a CDS encoding chloride channel protein — translation MSGPAASSPSIDPVAVIRSRPYIAALVLAAVLGVPISAIAYGFLAFVATVQRFLFDGLPNQVLGGPAPAWWPVPWLVLCGLLTALTIRYLPGNGGHSPAFGFKTGGGPPSGRELVGIALAALTTLSLGAVLGPEAPLIAIGGGLGALAVHLVKKDAPPMALTIMASAGSFAAISTLLGSPVLGAFLIMEAAGIGGMTLSLVALPGLLASGVGALVFVGLDGWTGLGSFSLALPVVPPAVPPTVATLAWAVVMGVAGALLGWLIRWVALSLRPVVHLNRVLVTSALGLLIGLTAMAYQLISGNSFTQVLFSGQDALPELVEHAAHYSLTVLILLIGCKTLVYGLSLSAFRGGPVFPSMFIGAALGIAASGLPGMNLAAGIGMGMGAMCAAMLRLPLTSTLLATLLLGTDGVAVTPQVVVAVAVAFVITNILPPPGPAASEAPREAGNAQPGAVAGADRATGLERSGAPATRDRWIAWLFIVGSSLFALGAVPAYSEAVGLRLCAATFFVGSLFFTSAAFLQYREAVDALPARNATRRRSFWVWAPRNLVWLAGAVQLAGTLWFNWSTANALRVNLSAASTDQLVWRPDALGSIAFLVASWAALRDASRGAVAGRPRPGPWKIGVINMAGSVAFGISAAAAFVIPSSGDVWNAELSNLGTLVGALCFLTGAILMLSQQSTDAPVPAARGNPSITPFNSL, via the coding sequence ATGAGCGGGCCTGCCGCGTCGTCGCCAAGTATCGACCCGGTCGCCGTGATCCGTTCCAGGCCGTACATCGCCGCGCTCGTGCTGGCGGCCGTCCTGGGCGTTCCCATCTCGGCCATTGCTTACGGTTTCCTCGCTTTCGTCGCCACGGTCCAGCGCTTCCTCTTCGACGGGCTGCCGAACCAAGTCCTCGGTGGGCCCGCCCCGGCCTGGTGGCCCGTTCCATGGTTGGTGCTGTGCGGTCTGCTGACGGCGCTGACCATCCGGTATCTGCCGGGCAACGGGGGCCACTCACCTGCCTTCGGATTCAAGACCGGCGGCGGTCCGCCCAGCGGCCGGGAGCTCGTGGGCATCGCTCTCGCGGCGCTGACAACACTCAGCCTGGGGGCGGTGCTCGGGCCCGAAGCGCCGCTGATCGCCATCGGTGGCGGCCTCGGGGCGCTGGCAGTGCATTTGGTGAAGAAGGATGCCCCGCCGATGGCACTGACCATCATGGCATCGGCTGGCAGCTTCGCCGCGATCAGCACCTTGCTCGGGTCTCCCGTACTCGGTGCTTTCCTGATCATGGAAGCCGCCGGAATCGGGGGAATGACGCTGAGCCTCGTGGCCCTGCCCGGACTCCTCGCTTCCGGCGTCGGGGCGCTGGTGTTCGTCGGCCTGGACGGCTGGACCGGGCTGGGCAGCTTCTCGCTGGCGCTGCCGGTAGTGCCGCCTGCGGTGCCGCCGACCGTGGCGACGCTGGCGTGGGCCGTGGTCATGGGCGTGGCGGGCGCACTGTTGGGGTGGTTGATCCGCTGGGTCGCGTTGTCGCTTCGTCCGGTGGTTCACCTGAACCGGGTATTGGTGACCTCTGCGCTCGGCTTGCTGATCGGCCTCACCGCGATGGCGTACCAGCTGATCTCCGGTAACAGCTTCACACAGGTGCTGTTCTCGGGCCAGGATGCCCTTCCGGAACTGGTCGAACACGCCGCACACTACTCGCTCACGGTGCTGATCCTGCTGATCGGCTGCAAGACCTTGGTCTACGGGCTGTCGCTCAGCGCATTTCGCGGCGGGCCGGTGTTCCCGTCGATGTTCATCGGCGCGGCGCTGGGGATTGCCGCGAGCGGGCTGCCCGGAATGAATCTCGCCGCCGGGATCGGCATGGGCATGGGGGCCATGTGCGCGGCCATGCTGCGGCTGCCGTTGACGTCGACGCTGCTGGCCACACTGCTGCTGGGAACGGACGGGGTGGCCGTCACACCCCAGGTGGTGGTGGCGGTGGCGGTCGCCTTCGTGATCACCAATATTCTCCCGCCCCCGGGCCCGGCGGCGTCCGAGGCACCACGCGAAGCCGGCAACGCCCAACCCGGGGCGGTCGCGGGGGCCGACCGGGCAACCGGGCTCGAGCGGTCCGGCGCGCCGGCCACACGGGACCGGTGGATTGCCTGGCTGTTCATTGTTGGCTCGAGCCTGTTTGCCCTGGGGGCTGTGCCGGCATACTCCGAGGCCGTGGGACTGCGCTTGTGTGCCGCCACGTTCTTCGTCGGATCGCTGTTCTTCACGTCCGCGGCGTTCCTGCAGTACCGCGAAGCCGTTGACGCGCTCCCGGCCAGGAATGCCACGCGGCGCCGCTCATTTTGGGTCTGGGCGCCGCGGAATCTCGTCTGGCTCGCTGGCGCCGTCCAGCTTGCCGGCACCCTGTGGTTCAACTGGAGCACGGCAAACGCACTGCGGGTCAACCTCAGTGCGGCGTCGACCGACCAGTTGGTGTGGCGGCCTGACGCCCTGGGCTCCATCGCCTTCCTCGTTGCCAGTTGGGCGGCGTTGCGGGATGCAAGCCGCGGCGCCGTCGCCGGCCGGCCGAGGCCCGGGCCGTGGAAGATCGGCGTGATCAACATGGCCGGGTCCGTCGCGTTCGGCATCTCGGCGGCCGCGGCCTTTGTCATACCGTCGAGCGGCGATGTCTGGAACGCCGAACTGTCCAATCTCGGCACACTCGTCGGAGCCCTGTGCTTCCTGACCGGCGCGATTCTGATGCTGAGCCAACAATCCACCGACGCCCCGGTTCCTGCGGCCCGCGGGAACCCATCCATAACCCCTTTCAACAGTCTCTGA
- a CDS encoding dihydrofolate reductase family protein has translation MRKVTAGLFCSVDGVVEDPFLWQFDSFDAELGAGMGEMMGRIDTGLLGRVGYQQWADYWPNAESDADFGAFINALPKFVASRTLTGELDWRNSRLIEGPLEDFVAALKNSDGGEIGVFSSISLVRQLLFAGLLDTLMLIVHPVVAGSGRRLFNDGDPLTRLVLQESQETSKGNMILSYGVRPD, from the coding sequence ATGCGCAAAGTGACGGCCGGCCTTTTCTGCTCCGTGGACGGGGTGGTGGAAGACCCGTTCCTGTGGCAGTTCGACAGTTTCGACGCCGAACTGGGCGCCGGGATGGGCGAGATGATGGGCCGGATCGATACCGGGCTCCTGGGCCGCGTCGGGTACCAGCAGTGGGCTGACTACTGGCCGAACGCCGAGAGCGACGCCGACTTCGGGGCCTTCATCAACGCGCTGCCGAAGTTTGTCGCCTCCCGGACCCTGACCGGGGAGCTGGACTGGCGGAATTCCCGCCTGATCGAGGGGCCGCTGGAGGACTTCGTGGCAGCCCTGAAGAACAGCGACGGCGGCGAAATCGGCGTCTTCAGCAGCATTTCCCTGGTCCGCCAGCTCCTGTTCGCCGGCCTGCTGGACACCCTGATGCTGATCGTCCATCCGGTGGTCGCCGGCAGCGGCCGGCGCCTCTTCAACGACGGCGACCCGCTGACCCGGCTGGTGCTGCAGGAGTCCCAGGAGACCAGCAAGGGCAACATGATCCTCAGTTACGGCGTCCGCCCGGACTGA
- a CDS encoding LysE family transporter → MQPSLWLALAGAGVLISFTPGAGAINTMSNSLNSGFRRSIWGILGQQAALVVHILIVALGVGVLVASSPVAFNVIRYAGAAYLVYLGVRQFLHKPDLDQEKAAALRNEPAFSMFRRGLWVNLLNPKAVVFFLAFMPQFIRPEQPLLPQYAVLSATVIVIDILVMWFFFAAAARSFQRFTHHARGQRILNRTFGVLFVGVGVLLASIH, encoded by the coding sequence GTGCAACCCTCCCTTTGGCTGGCCTTGGCCGGCGCCGGCGTCCTGATCAGCTTCACTCCCGGTGCGGGCGCCATCAACACCATGAGCAACTCGCTGAACTCCGGGTTCCGGCGTTCCATCTGGGGCATCCTCGGCCAGCAGGCCGCCCTCGTGGTGCACATTCTGATCGTGGCCCTCGGCGTCGGCGTGCTCGTGGCGAGCTCGCCGGTCGCGTTCAACGTGATCCGCTACGCCGGCGCGGCGTACCTCGTCTATCTGGGTGTCCGGCAGTTCCTGCACAAACCGGACCTCGACCAGGAGAAGGCCGCCGCCCTGCGCAACGAACCGGCCTTTTCCATGTTCCGCCGCGGCCTCTGGGTCAACCTGCTCAACCCCAAGGCCGTGGTGTTCTTCCTGGCCTTCATGCCGCAATTCATCCGGCCCGAACAGCCGCTGCTGCCGCAGTACGCAGTCCTGTCCGCCACCGTGATCGTGATCGACATCCTGGTCATGTGGTTCTTCTTCGCGGCGGCGGCCAGGTCCTTCCAGCGCTTCACCCATCATGCCCGCGGACAACGGATCCTGAACCGGACGTTCGGCGTGCTCTTCGTCGGCGTCGGCGTCCTGCTGGCTTCGATCCACTAG